The proteins below come from a single Alnus glutinosa chromosome 9, dhAlnGlut1.1, whole genome shotgun sequence genomic window:
- the LOC133878395 gene encoding uncharacterized protein LOC133878395, whose product MAPNTKTHLGLTHFLLFFLSILTIPSLLLSDSVPTVYEILPQFGLPSGLLPDSVVNYTFSSSSDGRFVVFLANPCYVQFEYLVYYDKTITGKLSYGSITGLKGIQVQRFFLWLDVDEIRVDLPPSDSIYFQVGFINKKLDLGQFKTVHSCRDKVTGTCAKRIFELPTPVKEIEMLITE is encoded by the exons ATGGCTCCAAACACGAAAACCCATCTGGGTCTGACCcatttcctcctcttcttcctctccaTCCTCACGATCCCTTCGCTTTTGCTCTCTGACTCCGTCCCCACAGTCTACGAAATCCTCCCACAATTCGGGCTCCCGAGCGGGCTCTTACCCGACTCGGTCGTCAACTAcaccttctcctcctcctccgacGGCCGGTTCGTCGTCTTCTTGGCCAATCCCTGCTACGTGCAGTTCGAGTACTTGGTCTATTACGACAAGACCATCACCGGCAAGCTCAGCTACGGGTCCATCACCGGCCTCAAGGGCATCCAGGTCCAGAGGTTCTTCCTGTGGCTTGACGTGGACGAGATCCGGGTCGATTTGCCCCCCTCCGATAGCATATACTTCCAGGTTGGGTTCATCAACAAGAAGCTCGATCTGGGTCAGTTCAAGACCGTCCATTCTTGCCGCGACAAGGTCACTGGGACTTGCGCCAAACGGATTTTTGAG CTCCCAACTCCTGTGAAGGAAATTGAGATGCTAATTACCGAGTAG
- the LOC133878401 gene encoding uncharacterized protein LOC133878401, with amino-acid sequence MASPQKIISPVPLLLLLLTLLSETHLSLSLRNPNLNPNRPSSPLQSITEDVHDLLIKYGLPKGLLPNNVKSYTLSDDGSFSIELTNPCYVQFDQLVYYDKKINGKLSYGSVSSVSGIQAKKLFLWVSVTGMQADKDTDTIEFYVGALSEKLPAKQFENVPVCKSKACTTGTRPESI; translated from the coding sequence ATGGCTTCTCCACAAAAAATCATCTCTCCAGTCCCTCTCCTCCTCCTACTTCTCACCCTTTTGTCAGAAACCCATCTCTCTCTATCCCTCAGAAATCCAAATCTCAATCCCAACCGTCCATCCTCCCCACTCCAATCCATCACAGAAGACGTCCACGACCTCCTCATCAAGTACGGCCTCCCAAAGGGTCTCCTCCCAAACAACGTCAAGTCCTACACTCTCTCTGACGACGGCTCTTTCAGCATCGAGCTCACAAACCCATGTTACGTGCAGTTTGACCAGTTGGTCTACTATGACAAGAAAATCAACGGAAAGTTGAGTTATGGGTCTGTATCCAGTGTGTCTGGGATTCAAGCCAAAAAGTTGTTTCTTTGGGTCTCGGTGACTGGGATGCAGGCTGATAAGGACACGGATACGATCGAGTTCTACGTTGGTGCTTTGTCGGAGAAGCTGCCAGCTAAACAGTTTGAGAATGTTCCGGTGTGTAAGAGCAAGGCATGCACTACAGGCACGCGCCCAGAGTCGATCTGA